The sequence ATTGCAAGTATACCAGGTATGACTGAAGTCCTTCGGTTTTTAGTCTCCTCTGGCTCACGTTCAAACTAAACGTCACGGTTTGCGTTGCGTAGCACCTTCGCCGCCCAAAGAGCAACGGGAGGCGAGCCCCCTCAGTCGGCGCAGGACAAGGCACGCATGGATAAGGAGTACCTGTCGCTTATGGCTGAGCTGGGGGAGGCCCCGTTGCCTGCGTCCAGCGGGGGCCACGCCGGCCCGCAGGGAGGACCACCCCGAACCCCTGCGCCCAGCAACAGCCAAGCCCCGCCGGTTAGCTTCTTCGATGTACAGTAAAAAGAGGGAAACGCTCCCGCTGGGATTGAGTCTGCGACCCGCTGCGTTTGTGTCCCGACAGAACCGCCCCCCTTGGATGACTTCGGCTCAAAACGACAACAGGAGCTTCCACGGCATGCACGGAGGAGGCCCTCACAGCTTCCCTCCCCCGATGCCCAGCATGGGAGGCCCGCCGATGCCCCCGAACCCCAACGGCATGCCTCCTCCGTGGATGCAGCCTCCCCCTCCGCCCATGGGCCAGGGCCCAGGACATCACGGACACCCGATGGGTGAGCGCAATCAACATGTTTATTATGATCTTTCTCAATCACTGGTAGCGGTTTCTAGAGCAATATTTCTCGTGTGAAATGTATTCCTCGCCTCCGCCTCAGTGCAACAATTTGGATGGTTCTGTCCTTTCTAGGCATGATGCCACCCCCGATGGGCATGATGCCCCCTCCGCCGCCTCCTCCCAACAgtcagccgccgccgcctccccctTCCGGTCCTCTGCCGCCGTGGCAACAGCAGGCTCCGCCTCCCCCCACGAGCAGCATGGCAACGAGCACGCCGCTGCCGTGGCAACAAAGTGAGAACACCCAAAAAGTCATGACGCTCATTCATTcaatgctcacacacacacacacccccccccccctttttttttttttttttttgtgcagataCCCCCACCACATCCAGTCCTGGCACCGGCGCTCTCCCTCCATGGCAACAGCCGCAGCAGCCCGCAGTTTCGGCGCCCCAACCTCCGCCGCCGATGGGTGCCCCCTCCATGGTACCCCCTCCACCGGGAGTCCAGCCGCCCCTGCCCCCCGGCGcgccccctcctcccccgccACCGCCCCCTGGCTCGGCCAGCATGATGTAcgccccgccgccgcccccgccgccgatGGACCCTTCCAACTTTGTCATGATGGGGATGGGGGTGCCGGGCATGCCGCCGTTCGGCATGCCCCCGGCACCTCCGCCTCCCCCGCCTCAGAATTAACAAGCCAATGTGAAGACGAGCGCCCGCATCACTTGCTAGACACTGAGGTCATCTCCAGATTGTCTGTCTGCTCACAAATCTAACCCGGTGCGTGTTTGTATGCCACCGGGCGCAATCAGGGAaatgtgggaggggggggggaatttagTCAGTTTAAGTATAATGTCTGTCAAAGAAATGCCACCCAGACATTATCAATCCAAACTGCAGTTTTGTGTATGATCGGCAGATGCCCGGTGGGATACATCtcgcatttctatttttttttttttttccacgtttatCCTCAACAATGTAAAGATATGTCCACAAGAATGAATTCACTTTGTGTGAATGGAAGAATTCTTCTCTTTTTAACGTTTGTATCGATCCAAAGgctccacccgtgcgcgttctcAAACACTTGCTCTCAGGCCtcggttctgcagcaggatgaatttgcttttgttcattcattaatAGTTTTGGTTTTAAATATAAAGATAAACCTCTGTGATTAAATCTGATCATGTGCATGAGCCATTGCAAGAACAGGTTGCATTTGAGTAGAAAAAGTCTGATGTTGGGTTTGAGTTAAGTAAGagtaatatttttgtaataagtgttttttttttttttattttattcatgcatgTTATTTCAAATTCCAGTTTGAATTGGGGCGGGATTGGTGCTGGGATAACTTCTCCTCCCAAAACCTGCCTCAACTGCTCGAATGTTGAGAGtcaagactttttatttttatttttgccacatCACATTTATGCTCAGACATGGAgctgtgggctttttttttgggggggggggccttgcTATATGCGAGGTAAAACAAATGACATATAATGGCATTTGcagttgaaatttttgtttcattctgtTGCTGTTGTTACATCTCTCGTTGAAATGAATTAACTTGCTCGATTAGAAATAAACTGATTCAATGGGTTgagtgaatttttttcattttttgccatTATTCATAATGCCATTACAGAAATTCAGTTGCTATGATGGCAATCGAGGCTATaagcgttaaaaaaataaataactatagtgaaaaaaaatgctggatcATAGTAGCTGTAttagtcataattacagtaaatatttgtaaaccACTTCTGAAAATATATGAAAAGTGTGCTTCTTTGTTACATAGAGAATTCAAATTGGTTAAAAAATGTggtcatgtatatatatatatatatatatatgatgataGCGTTTGTAACCTCGAAATATATCGTATGTCGAAACACACACCGGAAAAAGATTTCTTTTTGACAACAGGAGCTTTTGTTTTGCCAGCACAAGCCGGAAGTGGATTTTATTGGCTTCCGTTCGCTTGACAGAGGGTATAAATACTGCGGGGAGCCGAACTTCCGACTTCGGGCTCGGTTTCGCAGGTGACGTTCCCATCGCAATTTGCTCCCGAAGCCGTCGGTCGCCATGTCCAAGCCTCTgacagaccaggaaaagcgaAAACAGATTTCGGTCCGCGGTCTGGCCGGCGTGGAGAACGTCGCCGACCTGAAGCTCAATTTCAACCGACATCTGCATTTCACGCTGGTGAAGGATCGCAATGTCGCCACCAAACGGGACTACTACTTCGCGCTGGCCAACACCGTCCGCGATCACCTGGTGGGCCGCTGGATCCGGACGCAGCAGCACTACTACGAGACCGACccgaaggtaaaaaaaaaaaaaaaacccgaggGGGATCGGCTGTCGCAGTCCGGCACGTACACTTGCGAGGGAGGGCGGGGGTCTGCAGGATGGAGAggatgagggagggagggagggagggatggagggatggagggagagtgcgacggtggggggggggggtgagagaaagagagcccTCCTCTCATCCTTGTATAGAGCTGTTTTCACACAAGGGGGGGGCACCAAATCCTGATTACCCCGCAGAAAGCGGAGAAGGCGACCTGTTACGTAACAGCCGGCCTCCTCGCTGCATATTTTCCGTCTGCCTGGATGGGCGCCAGCTCACCTTTGACCCGAGCGAGGGGAGGCAAGCGCCGTAGGGAATGAATGGAAGACCACAATAAGCGACGCGGCTTGCAAAAGGTGGAATTCAAAGAACTTCACCCCTTTCTGGTTATTTTCTCTCCTCGTGCAGCGGGTCTACTACCTCTCCCTGGAGTTCTACATGGGGCGGACCCTGCAGAACACCATGGTCAACCTGGCCTTGGAGAACGCCTGCGACGAGGCCACGTACCAGGTGAGGCGCTCACGGAGGGACGGGACGCGCCGGGCCGGCGAATGACgcgtttgtccccccccccccccgtgccccTTTTTTTGCAGCTGGGTCTCGACATGGAGGAGCTGCAGGACATCGAGGAAGACGCCGGCCTCGGCAACGGCGGTCTGGGTCGCCTGGCCGGTGAGCTCTCGCCGCCGATGTTCGGAGAACTTCTCGCTGAACTGAAGGCGCGCCTCCCCCGTTTGTCCCCAGCTTGTTTCCTGGACTCCATGGCCTCTCTGGGCCTGGCCGCTTACGGATATGGCATCCGCTACGAGTTTGGCATATTCAATCAGAAAATTGTTGACGGCCGGCAGGtatgaagatgttttttttttttccccgcttggCCCCCAAAACGGCTGCCCCGCCGTTCCATTTCGACACTCAAATTGGGTCAACCCGGCTGCAGCTATCGACGTCGCTAACCATCTGACGCACAAATGCATGACAGGAAtacagtggagcagctgcagagcgtcggcctcacagttatgcggactggggtccaaatcccggtcccgcctgtgtggagtttgcgtgttcccctccgtgcctccgtggcttttctccgggtgggcactccgctttgctcccacatcccaaaaacgtgcaagattaattggacgctctaaattgccccgactgttgtctgtctccacgtgccctgcgactggctggcgaccagttctgggtgcaccccgccttgtgcccgatgacggctgggattggctccagcactcccgcggctcagaaaatggataggttgaTTGATGACAGTAATACCCAAGCACGTACATGGGTTTTTCAGTCAACACTCGGGACGAGGTTCCACAGAATAGTTGAGTCGGTAAATACAGTCGGAACCGCGAACGAATCCATATCTCGCCATCTCGGCCATTATAACGTGAGCCGGAAAATCGCATTTGGCCAGGTGGAGGAAGCCGACGACTGGCTCCGCTACGGGAATCCCTGGGAGAAGGCCCGGCCCGAGTACATGCGGCCGGTCCACTTCTACGGACGGGTGGAACACGCCGCCGACGGGGTGAAATGGGTCGACACGCAGGCAAGTGCCGCAAAAGCCCGGCTCCGGCGCCGCAGACAATTCTGTGTTAGCTGACTGATTTTTGGGTTTTATGGGGGGGGTTCAAGGTGGTCCTGGCTCTTCCCTACGACACCCCAGTCCCTGGCTACCGGAATAACATCGTCAACACCATGAGGTTGTGGTCCGCCAAGGCCCCGTGCGACTTCAACCTCCAAGACTGTGAGTTCCGTCCGCAATTGTCGCTCAGCCGTCGCCTGGCTGGAATCCGATCAAGTGAAAATCTGTCGTGatcacgaccccccccccccccccccatcaaccAGTTAACGTCGGCGGCTACATCCAAGCGGTGCTCGATCGGAACCTGGCGGAGAACATCTCCAGGGTTCTTTACCCTAACGACAACGTGAGTCCGTCCCTTTTGTGTGGGTGCGTTCGTcccaataaaataacattttgttttggcacGTTTTAGTTCTTTGAGGGGAAGGAGCTGCGTCTGAAGCAGGAATACTTTGTGGTGGCCGCCACCCTCCAGGACATCGTCCGTCGATTCAAAGCGTCCAAGTTTGGCTCCACCGAGTTTGTGCGCTTGGATCTGTCCGCGCTGCCCGACAAGGTTCGCTGAACCCGACACCGGTCGTACGCGACGGCTGTTTTGAACCAACCGCggtctttcttttattttcttaatttttgaTGATCGTGGGACAGGTCGCCATCCAGCTGAACGACACCCATCCCGCTCTCGCCATCCCCGAGCTGATGAGGATCCTCGTGGACATTGAAAAGCTCCCGTGGGAGAAGGTTTGTCAAGCTGGCTTGTTTGATTGTACTCAATCTTGTGAGCCGGCAAGTTTCTACGTGATGCCCCCCAGTCCTGGGACATCGTGGTGCGCACTTGTGCCTACACCAACCACACCGTGCTGCCCGAGGCCTTGGAGCGCTGGCCCGTGGATCTCTTCCAGAACCTGCTCCCTCGCCACCTGGAGATCATCTACGAGATCAACAGGAGGCACCTGGAGGTAATTCTCCGGCGTTCTGGCCACGCCGCTTTCAAGTCACGGTCGCGGTGGGACTTTGCAGCGCGTCGGGAAGCTGTACCCCGACGACGGCGACCGCCTGCGTCGCATGTCCCTCATCGAGGAGGGCGACGTCAAGAAGATCAACATGGCTCACCTGTGCATCGTGGGCTCCCACGCCGTCAACGGCGTGGCCCGCATTCACTCCGAAATCATCAAAGACACGGTGTAAGCGCCGCACGCCACGCCCGAGATTCCCAGCCGGCGCTCCCGGGCTGGGTCGCTCACCGCTCGCTCTCTTCCAGTTTCAAGGACTTTTACGACATGGATCCTCCCAAGTTTCAGAACAAGACCAACGGCATCACGCCGAGGCGCTGGCTGCTCATGTGCAACCCGGGACTGGCTGATGTCATCGCCGAGGTTTGTTGCGCCTCGAACCAACGGACTCTCGCTCGGTTGCAAGAAAactagaaaacaaaacaaaaggtcaTGAAATGAGGCGAATTATCTTCCAATCGGACAGGAGCATTTGACTTGCTTGCTCATTATCATAACCAGTTACGATCCCAAAACGTTTGCTCTCGTACAAAAATAGACGACAACATTAACAAAAATTAAAGCAATACTTAAGACGCAGGCGCAGCCCGGCACCTCTGGATCTTGTCAACAGCTTCTCGTCTGCAGAGAATTGGCGACGACTACATCCGCAACTTGGACCTGCTGAAGGGGCTCCTGGAGTTCGTGGACGACGACGCCTTCATCCGAGACGTCGCCAAAGTCAAACAGGTGAGGTCCTCGGCGGCGTAACTCTTATTGACGTCGGTCTTTGTAGCAAACGCGTCCCGGCGGACCCTCTCGACCGCAGGAGAACAAGATGAAGTTCGCCAGCCATCTGGAGGAGCACTACGGCGTGAAGATCAACCCCGGCTCCATGTTCGACGTTCAGGTGAAGAGGATCCACGAGTACAAGAGGCAGCTGCTCAACTGCCTGCACGTCATCACGCTCTACAACCGTGCGTGCCTCCTTCAACGAGAACCTAAATGGGGGGGACGACAAAACCACTTTGAACAAGCgacgtgtttgtttttaaaacgtaGGCATCAGGAAGGAGCCCAACAAGGCCTGGACCCCGAGGACCGTCATGATCGGAGGAAAGGTGCCTAGCGACGCTTTCAAACGCGACGGACACGAGCCAGTACGGGTGGCAAAAGCACTTAAAGGTTTGGGTTGAAAACTTTCCAGGCGGCACCTGGTTACCACACAGCCAAGCTGATCATCCAGCTCATCACATCCATCGGCAACGTGGTCAATAACGACCCGGTGGTGGGCGATCGCCTGAAGGTCGTCTTCCTGGAGAACTATCGAGTCACCCTGGCTGAGAAAggtcagttttgtttttctcccaccGACCACCGGCCCTCCGCGTCGACCCGTTGACGTTGGGCCTCCCCTCGCGTCCGCAGTCATCCCCGCGGCGGATCTGTCGGAGCAGATCTCCACCGCCGGCACGGAGGCGTCGGGCACCGGCAACATGAAGTTCATGCTGAACGGCG comes from Syngnathoides biaculeatus isolate LvHL_M chromosome 21, ASM1980259v1, whole genome shotgun sequence and encodes:
- the pygmb gene encoding phosphorylase, glycogen, muscle b isoform X2; its protein translation is MSKPLTDQEKRKQISVRGLAGVENVADLKLNFNRHLHFTLVKDRNVATKRDYYFALANTVRDHLVGRWIRTQQHYYETDPKRVYYLSLEFYMGRTLQNTMVNLALENACDEATYQLGLDMEELQDIEEDAGLGNGGLGRLAACFLDSMASLGLAAYGYGIRYEFGIFNQKIVDGRQVEEADDWLRYGNPWEKARPEYMRPVHFYGRVEHAADGVKWVDTQVVLALPYDTPVPGYRNNIVNTMRLWSAKAPCDFNLQDFNVGGYIQAVLDRNLAENISRVLYPNDNFFEGKELRLKQEYFVVAATLQDIVRRFKASKFGSTEFVRLDLSALPDKVAIQLNDTHPALAIPELMRILVDIEKLPWEKSWDIVVRTCAYTNHTVLPEALERWPVDLFQNLLPRHLEIIYEINRRHLERVGKLYPDDGDRLRRMSLIEEGDVKKINMAHLCIVGSHAVNGVARIHSEIIKDTVFKDFYDMDPPKFQNKTNGITPRRWLLMCNPGLADVIAERIGDDYIRNLDLLKGLLEFVDDDAFIRDVAKVKQENKMKFASHLEEHYGVKINPGSMFDVQVKRIHEYKRQLLNCLHVITLYNRIRKEPNKAWTPRTVMIGGKAAPGYHTAKLIIQLITSIGNVVNNDPVVGDRLKVVFLENYRVTLAEKVIPAADLSEQISTAGTEASGTGNMKFMLNGALTIGTMDGANVEMAEEAGEENLFIFGMRVKDVEALDKTGYDAMSYYNRIPELKQAVSQIAAGLFSPNQVDLFKDLVNMLMHHDRFKVFADYEDYIKCQERVSALYKNPKEWTKMVIRNIAASGKFSSDRTISQYAREIWGMEPSLEKIAAPDDPR
- the pygmb gene encoding phosphorylase, glycogen, muscle b isoform X1, with the protein product MSKPLTDQEKRKQISVRGLAGVENVADLKLNFNRHLHFTLVKDRNVATKRDYYFALANTVRDHLVGRWIRTQQHYYETDPKRVYYLSLEFYMGRTLQNTMVNLALENACDEATYQLGLDMEELQDIEEDAGLGNGGLGRLAACFLDSMASLGLAAYGYGIRYEFGIFNQKIVDGRQVEEADDWLRYGNPWEKARPEYMRPVHFYGRVEHAADGVKWVDTQVVLALPYDTPVPGYRNNIVNTMRLWSAKAPCDFNLQDFNVGGYIQAVLDRNLAENISRVLYPNDNFFEGKELRLKQEYFVVAATLQDIVRRFKASKFGSTEFVRLDLSALPDKVAIQLNDTHPALAIPELMRILVDIEKLPWEKSWDIVVRTCAYTNHTVLPEALERWPVDLFQNLLPRHLEIIYEINRRHLERVGKLYPDDGDRLRRMSLIEEGDVKKINMAHLCIVGSHAVNGVARIHSEIIKDTVFKDFYDMDPPKFQNKTNGITPRRWLLMCNPGLADVIAERIGDDYIRNLDLLKGLLEFVDDDAFIRDVAKVKQQTRPGGPSRPQENKMKFASHLEEHYGVKINPGSMFDVQVKRIHEYKRQLLNCLHVITLYNRIRKEPNKAWTPRTVMIGGKAAPGYHTAKLIIQLITSIGNVVNNDPVVGDRLKVVFLENYRVTLAEKVIPAADLSEQISTAGTEASGTGNMKFMLNGALTIGTMDGANVEMAEEAGEENLFIFGMRVKDVEALDKTGYDAMSYYNRIPELKQAVSQIAAGLFSPNQVDLFKDLVNMLMHHDRFKVFADYEDYIKCQERVSALYKNPKEWTKMVIRNIAASGKFSSDRTISQYAREIWGMEPSLEKIAAPDDPR